A DNA window from Ctenopharyngodon idella isolate HZGC_01 chromosome 8, HZGC01, whole genome shotgun sequence contains the following coding sequences:
- the ppp1r3c2b gene encoding protein phosphatase 1 regulatory subunit 3C-B-like yields the protein MTCANMMPRFGPSVSVRSVDVAVGFRCRGSPHINHLLGVSSPKPLRPCISHQPVFEYRHSPSKGLIKSGRREKRVAFADAKGLSLITVRLFSEKEDKIPRDPLKIPRLKKLSCATEPANKTLRLSVGFEQPCRDFQGFRSRLQDHMVLLESCDVSKRCILGTVRVKNVCFEKAVHIRITFDTWRSYRDVPCTYLDQCYGEPGTDVFEFKISVPERIDPRERIEFCVSYLPGALGATEWDNNDGNNYCINVCGAESAAV from the exons ATGACTTGTGCAAA CATGATGCCGCGGTTTGGTCCTTCTGTCTCCGTGAGGTCGGTGGACGTGGCCGTGGGCTTCAGGTGCAGAGGCTCTCCACACATCAACCACCTGCTCGGCGTGTCTTCTCCCAAACCCCTGCGGCCCTGCATCTCCCATCAGCCGGTGTTTGAGTACAGACACTCCCCTTCAAAGGGCCTCATCAAAAGCGGCCGCAGGGAGAAACGCGTCGCGTTCGCGGACGCCAAAGGGCTTTCACTCATCACAGTGCGCCTGTTCTCCGAGAAGGAGGACAAAATCCCGCGCGATCCGCTGAAAATACCCCGACTGAAGAAGCTGAGCTGCGCCACAGAGCCTGCTAATAAGACTTTGAGGTTGAGTGTGGGGTTCGAGCAGCCCTGCAGAGATTTCCAGGGGTTCAGAAGTCGGCTTCAGGATCACATGGTGCTGTTGGAGAGCTGCGACGTCAGCAAACGCTGCATTCTGGGCACCGTGCGCGTTAAGAACGTCTGCTTCGAGAAAGCGGTACACATCCGGATTACTTTCGATACCTGGCGCAGTTACCGGGACGTACCGTGTACGTACCTGGATCAGTGTTACGGGGAACCTGGAACTGACGTGTTTGAGTTTAAAATCAGTGTTCCTGAACGAATAGACCCGCGCGAGCGCATCGAGTTCTGCGTGTCCTACTTACCGGGTGCTCTCGGTGCCACTGAATGGGACAATAATGATGGCAATAACTACTGTATTAATGTGTGTGGCGCTGAATCTGCTGCTGTCTAG